In Larimichthys crocea isolate SSNF chromosome IV, L_crocea_2.0, whole genome shotgun sequence, a genomic segment contains:
- the ccnb1 gene encoding G2/mitotic-specific cyclin-B1: MALRVTRNRLASTRTDLGGKACSVTGPSLKPRAALGEIGNIAVKKDVQKNVKTEATKKTKVTTTKVEKALVEQPKVVPVAPEVQVLPEPASPTPMETSGCEPAGLCQAFSDVILHTAIRDVDADDYDNPMLCSEYVKDIYKYLRQLEVEQNVRPTYLQGQEITGNMRAILVDWLVQVNLKFRLLQETMYMTVGIIDRFLQDHPVPKKQLQLVGVTAMFLASKYEEMYPPEISDFAYVTDRAYTTAQIRDMEMTILRVLKFQLGRPLPLQFLRRASKIYEVTAEQHTLAKYLLELTMVDYEMVHFPPSMLASASLALTLKILDAGDWDVTLQHYMDYTAESLIPVMAHIAKNVVKVNEGLTKHMAIKGKYSTSKQMRIATLAQLKSSVVKDLAKTVTQ; the protein is encoded by the exons ATGGCTCTCCGAGTGACCCGA AACCGCTTGGCCTCTACCAGGACTGACCTCGGTGGAAAGGCCTGCTCGGTGACCGGGCCTTCACTGAAGCCTCGAGCGGCTCTTGGCGAAATCGGAAACATCGCAGTTAAAAAAGACGTACAGAAG aatGTCAAGACAGAGGCCACCAAGAAGACCAAAGTCACCACCACTAAAGTGGAAAAGGCACTGGTTGAACAACCAAAAGTTGTTCCTGTAGCACCTGAGGTGCAG GTTCTGCCTGAACCAGCATCCCCCACTCCAATGGAGACTTCAGGATGTGAGCCTGCTGGTCTCTGTCAAGCATTTTCTGACGTCATTCTTCACACCGCTATCAGAGATGTGGATGCAGATGATTACGACAACCCCATGCTCTGCAGTGAATATGTGAAGGACATCTACAAATATCTCCGACAGCTTGAG GTTGAGCAGAACGTCAGACCCACTTATCTGCAGGGTCAGGAGATCACTGGTAACATGCGGGCCATTCTCGTTGACTGGCTTGTGCAGGTGAACCTAAAGTTCCGCCTTCTGCAAGAGACTATGTACATGACCGTGGGAATCATTGACCGCTTTCTTCAG GACCACCCAGTCCCCAAGAAGCAACTGCAGCTGGTCGGTGTGACTGCCATGTTCCTTGCCTCCAAATACGAGGAGATGTACCCCCCTGAGATCTCGGACTTTGCCTACGTGACAGACAGGGCCTACACCACCGCCCAGATCAGAGACATGGAGATGACAATCCTCAGAGTGCTTAAGTTCCAACTAGGCCGCCCTCTTCCCCTGCAGTTCCTCAGAAGGGCTTCAAAGATCTACGAG GTCACTGCTGAACAACACACTCTGGCAAAATACCTCCTAGAGCTCACCATGGTTGATTATGAGATGGTTCACTTCCCACCTTCCATGTTGGCAAGTGCTTCTTTGGCTCTTACCCTCAAGATCTTGGATGCTGGTGACTGG GATGTGACACTGCAGCACTACATGGACTACACAGCAGAGAGTTTGATTCCTGTGATGGCACACATTGCCAAGAATGTTGTGAAGGTAAACGAGGGACTGACCAAACACATG GCCATTAAAGGAAAGTATTCTACTTCAAAGCAGATGAGGATTGCCACCCTTGCACAGCTCAAGTCTTCAGTGGTGAAGGATCTTGCAAAGACTGTCACCCAGTGA